The following are encoded in a window of Colletotrichum lupini chromosome 3, complete sequence genomic DNA:
- a CDS encoding cytochrome P450: protein MDGVLAYILRSLTAAVLVAAVGSVLYFFKLLRKHRGKMAELRKQGLPIVPHSFLFGNLLEAKKAFDTLPPGVHANYALARLGELHGKNGAYYIDTWPMADPMLVVTDPDMAHQTVYHPVAGAQKPPMLVGWFHPITGGPSQFDTNGRPWKNLHALFNPSFSNQNITAAVPIILGNIATFTGRLRARVSTSRRDGGGSDEGDMFRLEPLMLDLITDVIGEVLLNVRLETQKQQHPLAEAMKGQLRLKFTSHKPENLLAPIDPFLLFRTWNGGRILDNHIKHQINARFATLLQNKAHHRDKSENFQSVLDSALENWLAQPGNAGREELDASYLSLMTRNMRMFFFAGYDSSAATIVYCLHNIASRPSILARVRAEHDAVLGTDVSAAPAKIAETPALLNALPFTNACIKESLRLFPPAGGIRQGCADLVLHDAEGNAYPTDGIAVNMLHWAIGRNPRYWARPDEFLPERWLVTDPKDELYPPKGGWRIFEYGPRLCVGQQLVMTEARAVLACVVREFDIRDCYGEIDGGKGKIDTSGLGGQRVFMVEAGAAHPTDGYPCRVSLSGYGK from the exons ATGGACGGGGTCTTGGCTTACATCCTGAGGTCTCTCACGGCGGCCGTCCTAGTCGCCGCCGTGGGATCGgtgttatacttttttaagcttctgAGGAAGCACCGGGGCAAGATGGCTGAGCTGAGGAAGCAGGGACTG CCAATCGTCCCCCACAGCTTCCTCTTCGGGAACCTCCTCGAGGCCAAGAAAGCTTTCGACACCCTTCCGCCGGGCGTCCACGCAAACTACGCCCTCGCCCGCCTGGGCGAGCTCCACGGCAAAAATGGCGCCTACTACATCGACACCTGGCCCATGGCCGACCCGATGCTCGTCGTCACAGACCCGGACATGGCCCACCAGACAGTCTACCACCCGGTCGCCGGCGCCCAGAAGCCCCCCATGCTCGTCGGCTGGTTCCACCCCATCACCGGCGGGCCGAGCCAGTTCGACACAAACGGCCGGCCGTGGAAGAACCTCCACGCCCTCTTCAACCCCAGCTTCAGCAACCAGAACATCACCGCCGCCGTGCCCATCATCCTCGGCAACATTGCCACCTTCACCGGCCGGCTGCGCGCCAGGGTCTCCACCTCCCGGCGCGATGGTGGTGGTAGTGACGAGGGAGACATGTTCAGGCTGGAACCCCTGATGCTGGACCTCATCACCGACGTCATCGGCGAAGTCCTCCTAAACGTCCGCCTCGAAACCCAGAAGCAGCAACATCCCCTCGCCGAGGCAATGAAGGGCCAGCTCCGCCTCAAATTCACCTCCCACAAGCCCGAGAACCTCCTAGCCCCCATCGACcccttcctcctcttccgcACCTGGAACGGCGGCCGCATCCTCGACAACCACATCAAGCACCAAATCAACGCCCGCTTCGCCACCCTTCTGCAAAACAAAGCCCACCACCGCGACAAGTCGGAAAACTTCCAATCCGTCCTCGACAGCGCCCTCGAGAACTGGCTCGCACAGCCCGGGAACGCGGGTCGCGAGGAGCTCGACGCTTCCTACCTCTCCCTCATGACGCGCAACATGCGCATGTTCTTCTTTGCCGGGTACGACTCCTCCGCCGCGACGATAGTCTACTGCCTGCACAACATCGCCTCCCGCCCGTCCATCCTCGCCCGCGTCCGCGCAGAACACGACGCCGTCCTCGGCACCGACGTCTCCGCGGCACCGGCCAAAATCGCGGAAACCCCGGCCCTGCTCAACGCCTTACCTTTCACAAACGCCTGCATCAAGGAGTCCCTGCGCCTCTTCCCGCCCGCGGGCGGCATCCGCCAGGGCTGCGCGGATCTAGTCCTGCACGACGCCGAGGGCAACGCCTACCCGACGGACGGCATCGCCGTCAACATGCTACACTGGGCCATTGGTCGGAACCCGCGGTACTGGGCCCGGCCGGACGAGTTCTTACCCGAGCGATGGCTCGTGACGGATCCAAAGGACGAGCTGTACCCGCCCAAGGGTGGCTGGCGGATCTTCGAGTACGGGCCGCGGTTGTGTGTGGGACAGCAGCTTGTTATGACGGAGGCGAGGGCCGTGTTGGCGTGCGTGGTGCGGGAGTTTGATATCCGGGATTGCTATGGCGAGATTGATGGCGGTAAGGGGAAGATCGATACGAGCGGGTTGGGCGGGCAGAGGGTTTTCATGGTGGAGGCGGGCGCTGCGCATCCTACGGATGGGTATCCTTGTAGGGTATCTTTGAGCGGGTATGGGAAGTGA
- a CDS encoding haloacid dehalogenase, producing the protein MAQDKRKTIIAFDLYGTLLSTESIAKQLAELYGDEDEAKTLAAQWRRYQLEYTWRINSMGTYRPFSDITRSALKHAIAERKKPTLSKQDEDRLIEAYNGLQAFPDIESAMRIVEGNSSIDAYVFSNGTDDMVSASIRTCPEINQRKSRIFGSEKLVTVEGARCFKPAPATYRHFAEKVGMTGREGDIWLVSSNPFDALGARAAGWQSAWIDRAGTGWIDALGSVIGTEPTIVAQGVDEALQRIAELGN; encoded by the exons ATGGCGCAAGACAAGCGCAAGACAATCATCGCTTTTGATCTATACGGCACTCTCCTCTCGACCGAATCCATCGCAAAGCAACTCGCAGAGCTCTACGGCGACGAAGATGAAGCCAAAACCCTGGCGGCGCAGTGGCGGCGGTATCAGCTCGAGTACACATGGCGTATCAACAGCATGG GCACATACCGTCCGTTTTCCGACATCACGCGCTCAGCGCTGAAGCATGCCATCGCGGAGAGAAAGAAGCCAACTCTCTCAAAGCAGGACGAGGACCGTCTTATAGAAGCTTACAACGGTCTCCAAGCCTTCCCGGACATTGAGTCGGCGATGCGCATTGTCGAAGGGAACAGCTCCATCGACGCGTACGTGTTTTCCAACGGGACGGATGACATGGTCAGCGCATCCATCAGAACCTGCCCCGAAATCAATCAACGCAAGAGCCGTATCTTTGGCTCTGAGAAGTTGGTGACGGTGGAAGGGGCACGCTGCTTCAAGCCCGCTCCTGCGACGTACCGGCACTTTGCGGAGAAGGTGGGTATGACTGGCAGAGAAGGCGACATTTGGCTGGTGAGTTCAAATCCGTTTGATGCACTTGGAGCGAGAGCGGCCGGGTGGCAGTCTGCGTGGATCGACCGGGCCGGGACGGGATGGATTGATGCACTGGGAAGCGTCATTGGCACTGAGCCGACAATCGTTGCTCAAGGAGTTGATGAAGCTCTACAGAGAATTGCGGAGCTCGGAAACTAG
- a CDS encoding peptidase family M3 encodes MQNLTPEPPAPMPRQPPQPLARVLAADEVVPTVQRVLAIQRAARENAVASITPPEATFANTIGPFLRADDETLGETGSFSVLRFSGPDKATAEAIEEGMRLWSVSTAERLRMKGVYELVNAVKERDEEGLGDEEKRIVRDLWLDYRGAGHGVLDEEGIRVYLERRERLEELKRVFRKNLYKGSGGLWLTEAELEGTPREEIKRWKFGREDVLEERGKRFVTLERADYDAVLRYARDSETRRRVYVAFDNRFPENVPLYKEMLVLRDQNARMLGYGNHAEFRIERRVAPSTGWVEEFLGRLRKGLEPRGREEMARIVDRKRNELGIVREEKDKEEGRILPWDFEYYTRLLEEEVDVDQEKISEYFPLNHTLLAMLGLFSEFLGFEFEPVPKSDLVGKIWDKGVQVWAVWEGRGERKGEFVGYLYADVLWREGKYRTACNINLQCGYLKEDGTRVYPATVLMCAFQPPTAASCALLKHREVVILFHELGHGLHDLVSRTKHTRFHGTRVAPDFGEAPSTMLEKWCWMPEELVKMGRHYTRVDPAYMAKWKEDHGDGEEPPQEKMLKELAENLVQSRELNRGLWFLRQLVFARFDMMVNNQESTEALRKLDEVKLYNDLQDSMTLRPNPDKRGYGLVHSTHLIELYDAGYYAYMSADLPPQSAQAYAASFFESCFAKDPRSPEAWDRYRRGILEYGGSRDEMETMKEFLGREPGPDALLRSLGLLEGDGSDSHGTTIFGISSRQDLELRLKLVLESSADLLVLRLLRFNGKQITYRIQYVAQQPIFWGNRELRPHLDTRLDRVTFVIDSIFFMFSWSSSYWGHHQILKRYDQVVNMKSIIVAFVGLISFVVAQRCNADNCARRVTGTFRAAGVPDVTSRGLDCSSYMQTTVIPDTFTSTVTTTIYTDNIPLTPTTTFSQSTTRAPITQSPTSVPSYAAVSCTSTSAYSSACSCWGYTPSITTLPAPVATVTATQYANPGCRGARDCPFDGVNLYQCPGGGGKLCTCLREADRNLDEPSRRHVCVESKGCNEVRTCTSSSSCSAGEACVWNYCCERQRRRICLKFAPLACGNPTLPRNIFEERREVDVLRETIEGRCVGE; translated from the exons ATGCAGAACTTGACCCCAGAACCACCCGCGCCAATGCCTCGCCAACCACCACAACCCCTCGCCCGCGTCCTCGCCGCAGATGAAGTCGTTCCCACGGTCCAGCGCGTCCTCGCAATCCAACGCGCCGCCCGCGAAAACGCAGTCGCGTCCATCACGCCGCCCGAGGCAACCTTCGCTAACACCATTGGTCCCTTCCTGCGCGCCGACGACGAGACGCTGGGCGAGACGGGCTCCTTCAGCGTGCTCCGCTTCTCTGGCCCGGACAAGGCTACCGCCGAGGCCATAGAGGAAGGTATGAGGCTCTGGTCTGTGTCCACGGCGGAGAGATTGCGGATGAAGGGAGTCTATGAGCTTGTCAATGCCGTTAAGGAGAGGGACGAGGAAGGGCTCGGGGATGAGGAGAAGAGGATCGTGAGGGACTTATGGCTGGATTATCGCGGAGCTGGGCATGGAGTCTTGGATGAGGAGGGAATTCGGGTGTATTTGGAGCGGAGGGAGAGGCTTGAGGAGTTGAAGAGGGTGTTTAGGAAGAATCTGTACAAGGGGAGCGGAGGCCTCTGGCTCACGGAGGCGGAGCTGGAGGGTACACCCAGAGAAGAGATAAAGAGATGGAAGTTTGGGCGGGAAGACGTGCTGGAGGAAAGGGGCAAGAGGTTTGTCACGCTGGAGAGGGCGGATTACGATGCCGTGCTGCGGTATGCGCGTGATTCGGAGACGAGGAGGCGGGTGTATGTTGCGTTTGACAACCGGTTCCCTGAGAACGTGCCGCTGTACAAGGAGATGCTTGTCCTAAGAGACCAGAATGCGAGGATGTTGGGGTATGGGAACCACGCGGAGTTCCGGATTGAGAGGAGGGTTGCACCGTCGACTGGGTGGGTTGAGGAGTTCTTGGGACGGTTGAGAAAGGGATTGGAGCCTCGGGGAAGGGAAGAGATGGCGAGAATTGTGGACAGGAAGAGGAATGAGTTGGGGATTGTTCGTGAAGAGAAGGATAAAGAGGAGGGGAGGATTCTGCCATGGGATTTTGAGTACTATACGAGACTTCTTGAGGAAGAGGTGGACGTTGACCAGGAGAAGATATCCGAGTATTTCCCCCTGAATCATACGTTATTGGCCATGCTGGGTTTGTTCTCCGAGTTTCTGGGTTTTGAATTCGAACCGGTACCGAAGAGCGATTTAGTTGGAAAGATCTGGGACAAGGGGGTACAGGTTTGGGCAGTCTGGGAGGGAAGAGGGGAGAGAAAGGGAGAGTTTGTGGGATACCTGTACGCCGACGTTCTCTGGAGAGAAGGGAAATACCGGACGGCGTGCAATATCAACCTGCAATGC GGTTACTTGAAGGAGGATGGCACCAGAGTCTACCCTGCCACGGTGCTCATGTGTGCCTTTCAGCCCCCTACAGCCGCGTCTTGTGCGCTGTTAAAGCATCGCGAGGTCGTGATATTGTTCCACG AGCTGGGCCACGGGCTTCACGATCTTGTATCCCGCACAAAGCATACCCGCTTCCACGGAACGCGTGTGGCGCCCGACTTTGGCGAGGCGCCGAGCACGATGTTGGAAAAGTGGTGCTGGATGCCGGAAGAGCTCGTCAAGATGGGCCGGCACTACACGCGCGTCGATCCGGCGTACATGGCGAAGTGGAAGGAAGACCATGGGGATGGTGAAGAGCCCCCGCAGGAAAAGATGCTAAAGGAGTTGGCCGAAAACTTGGTACAGAGTCGAGAGCTGAACCGGGGTCTATGGTTCCTGAGGCAGCT AGTATTTGCCAGGTTTGATATGATGGTGAACAATCAAGAGTCAACCGAGGCTCTGAGAAAGCTGGATGAAGTGAAGCTCTACAACGACCTTCAGGATTCCATGACACTCAGACCCAATCCTGATAAGAGAGGGTACGGATTGGTTCACTCCACGCATCTCATCGAGCTCTACGACGCGGGCTACTACGCCTACATGAG TGCTGACTTACCACCACAAAGCGCCCAAGCATACGCGGCCTCCTTCTTCGAGTCGTGCTTCGCCAAGGACCCCCGCAGTCCTGAAGCCTGGGACCGGTACCGAAGAGGAATCCTCGAGTACGGCGGCAGCAGAGACGAAATGGAGACGATGAAAGAGTTTCTGGGTAGGGAGCCCGGGCCGGATGCGTTGTTGAGAAGTCTCGGGTTATTGGAGGGTGATGGGAGTGAT TCTCATGGCACCACCATCTTTGGTATTTCTTCGAGACAGGATCTTGA ACTGAGACTGAAGCTCGTATTAGAGAGCTCAGCTGATCTGCTTGTCCTGCGTCTGCTCAG GTTCAATGGTAAGCAAATCACGTATCGGATACAGTATGTTGCGCAGCAGCCCATTTTCTGGGGTAATAGAGAACTGAGACCACACCTCGATACGAGACTTGACAGGGTTACCTTTGTAATTGACTCAATCTT CTTCATGTTCAGCTGGT CTAGCTCATATTGGGGCCA CCATCAAATACTCAAGAGATACGACCAAGTCGTCAATATGAAGTCTATCATAGTCGCCTTCGTAGGCCTCATCTCCTTTGTCGTTGCCCAGAGATGCAACGCCGATAACTGCGCCCGCAGAGTGACCGGCACCTTCAGGGCCGCCGGCGTCCCGGACGTCACAAGCCGCGGCTTAGACTGCTCCTCTTACATGCAGACCACCGTAATTCCGGACACGTT CACTTCAACCGTCACCACCACGATCTACACCGACAACATCCCCCTTACCCCAACTACTACCTTCTCCCAGTCTACAACCCGTGCCCCCATCACGCAATCTCCAACCTCAGTCCCCTCCTACGCAGCCGTCTCCTGCACCAGCACCAGCGCCTACTCCTCAGCCTGCAGCTGCTGGGGCTACACCCCGTCCATAACAACCCTCCCCGCGCCAGTCGCCACCGTCACGGCAACCCAATACGCCAACCCAGGCTGCCGCGGCGCCCGCGACTGTCCCTTTGACGGCGTGAACCTCTACCAGTGCCCCGGCGGCGGTGGAAAGCTCTGCACTTGTCTTCGTGAGGCCGATAGGAACTTGGACGAACCGAGTCGGAGGCACGTCTGCGTGGAGAGTAAGGGATGCAACGAGGTCAGGACGTGTACTTCGTCGAGCAGCTGCAGCGCGGGCGAGGCGTGCGTGTGGAATTACTGCTGTGAACGGCAGCGGAGAAGGATCTGTCTAAAGTTTGCGCCTTTGGCGTGTGGTAACCCGACTCTGCCCAGGAATATCTTTGAAGAGCGGCGGGAGGTG GATGTTCTTCGAGAGACGATTGAGGGACGTTGTGTCGGCGAGTGA
- a CDS encoding ThiJ/PfpI family protein, with protein sequence MSGRFRVRSSNVQRWNRELVHGRINLIKHMKHSPLSPSVNFQPLLHFFISPETQHQIRYTSSQQRHARYTDAECKPSSWAVHVQRNKLTPDLLFKRSEFNADVNLSRLFRRCGTHQRVPIRVCRAIRYNSSATVICQPRVDHSHVSPCQPTSDDSDPSTSTVSCRLVQLVPSSLLSFGFNLSLPVIHPQESPIWSKSSSSWPTTAMIPQAGDLHHPQRQVPDIAPVLVRLHLHPPNPLAPHQLQSSKHGKTLTQRDLQVAIPYQTFKDAGFDVNFATETGSTPRCDARMLEGLSQRFLRLQIPPLANIPHLSHPPRHGNLGAAASTIKLHDTMVKSAEMQNPLSWTSLGFTLDDFDIVHIPGGHDKEVRQLMDSTTAQKLLADYFPQTKKPGKKIVTAICHGPLVLCNTRGQDGNSVLYHCTTTALPGCFESLAYHGTRLFLGDYYKTYGAGTENVEDSMRKVVKDPSQFKSSWLPSRPFVVEDTEYNYISARFPPDAAKLAEMTVNLAHLIHVQGFKGQDPTTA encoded by the exons ATGTCGGGTCGCTTCAGGGTCCGCTCATCCAATGTCCAACGTTGGAACCGGGAACTTGTTCACGGACGCATCAATTTGATCAAGCACATGAAGCACAGTCCCTTGAGTCCGTCCGTCAATTTCCAGCCGCTTCTTCATTTCTTCATCTCGCCTGAGACGCAACATCAAATCAGATACACAT CGAGTCAGCAGAGGCATGCGAGGTATACCGACGCGGAATGCAAGCCAAGCTCCTGGGCAGTACATGTGCAAAGGAATAAGCTGACGCCTGACTTGCTGTTCAAACGTTCAGAGTTCAACGCTGATGTCAACCTGTCTCGCTTGTTCCGGCGATGCGGCACGCACCAACGAGTACCTATCCGTGTGTGCCGTGCCATACGGTACAATTCGTCGGCCACGGTGATCTGCCAACCCCGCGTTGATCACTCCCACGTCTCTCCCTGTCAGCCAACTTCAGACGATTCAGATCCTTCAACGTCAACCGTGTCGTGTCGTCTCGTCCAGCTCGTACCATCATCGTTGCTCTCGTTCGGCTTCAATCTATCGCTGCCGGTAATACATCCTCAAGAGTCACCAATATGGTCAAAGTCCTCATCATCATGGCCGACTACGGCCATGATCCCACAGGCAGGTGATCTTCATCATCCTCAACGCCAAGTCCCCGACATCGCCCCGGTCCTTGTCAGACTCCATCTCCATCCCCCCAATCCTCTAGCCCCGCACCAGCTCCAATCGTCCAAACATGGCAAAACCCTTACTCAACGGGATCTGC AGGTTGCTATCCCCTACCAGACCTTCAAAGACGCAGGATTCGACGTAAACTTTGCAACCGAAACGGGCTCAACGCCCCGCTGCGATGCCCGCATGCTCGAGGGTCTTTCCCAGAGGTTTCTT CGCTTGCAAATTCCTCCCTTAGCCAATATCCCGCATCTCTCCCATCCGCCGAGGCATGGCAATCTG GGCGCCGCGGCCTCCACGATAAAGCTCCACGATACGATGGTCAAATCTGCCGAAATGCAGAACCCCCTATCCTGGACTTCGCTGGGCTTTACGCTCGATGACTTCGACATTGTGCATATTCCCGGCGGTCACGACAAGGAAGTGAGGCAGCTCATGGACTCGACCACCGCGCAGAAGCTGCTGGCCGATTACTTCCCCCAGACCAAGAAGCCGGGCAAAAAGATTGTCACGGCTATCTGCCACGGTCCGCTGGTGCTCTGCAACACCAGGGGCCAGGACGGTAACAGTGTTCTGTATCACTGCACGACGACGGCACTCCCCGGATGCTTCGAGTCGCTGGCGTATCATGGAACCAGGCTATTTCTGGGCGACTACTATAAGACATACGGTGCGGGCACAGAGAATGTCGAGGATTCG ATGCGCAAAGTGGTGAAAGATCCCAGTCAGTTTAAGAGCAGCTGGCTGCCCAGCCGACC TTTCGTCGTGGAAGACACAGAGTACAACTACATCAGCGCGCGCTTTCCTCCCGATGCGGCAAAACTAGCCGAAATGACTGTCAACCTTGCCCATCTCATACACGTTCAAGGCTTCAAGGGTCAAGACCCGACTACGGCATAA
- a CDS encoding YisB protein, with the protein MRSSDEDSHQFETLRDCLSAAVVERVTKPAPKPKRRSKKANPRRPPKSQNDDGPSAVTSGAGTDDDDDNTQVDADDMIDFTSYLASETFDSFPPDLKSLSHATHTADPSLLQSRFPLPLTGADVADLLPTLSSDVADSLAAYHIVDPAKQGAHEFLAPVLTEYISALVAPPPPPRSTRDSVDGCELCGRDWIGLTYHHLIPRMVHDKVVKRGWHREEELNNVAWLCRLCHSFVHRFAGHEELARQYYTVELLLEQEEVVRFAQYASRVRWKGK; encoded by the coding sequence ATGAGAAGTTCTGATGAGGATTCACACCAGTTTGAAACACTACGAGACTGCCTCTCAGCCGCCGTCGTAGAACGCGTGACCAAACCAGCACCGAAACCGAAACGCCGCTCCAAGAAGGCGAATCCTCGCCGGCCGCCCAAATCTCAAAATGATGATGGGCCCTCAGCCGTCACCAGCGGCGCCGgcaccgacgacgacgatgataaCACTCAGGTGGACGCAGACGACATGATCGACTTCACATCCTACCTCGCCTCCGAAACCTTTGACTCGTTTCCCCCGGACCTCAAATCCTTATCCCACGCAACCCACACAGCCGACCCGTCCCTCCTACAGTCCCGCTTCCCCCTTCCACTCACCGGCGCTGATGTAGCAGACCTCTTGCCCACTCTATCCTCAGACGTTGCGGACTCGCTGGCAGCCTACCACATCGTCGACCCAGCGAAACAAGGCGCCCACGAGTTCCTGGCCCCCGTGTTGACAGAGTACATCTCCGCCCTCGTCGCGCCACCACCTCCCCCGCGCTCGACGCGAGATTCCGTGGATGGGTGCGAGTTATGCGGGCGGGACTGGATCGGGTTGACGTATCATCACCTCATTCCGCGCATGGTGCACGATAAAGTCGTCAAGCGCGGGTGGCACCGCGAGGAGGAGCTGAACAACGTGGCGTGGCTGTGTCGGCTGTGTCATTCTTTTGTGCATCGGTTCGCGGGGCATGAGGAGCTTGCGAGGCAGTATTATACCGTTGAGTTGTTGCTTGAGCAGGAGGAGGTTGTGAGGTTTGCGCAGTATGCTAGCCGGGTGAGGTGGAAGGGGAAGTGA